A single region of the Roseivivax sp. THAF197b genome encodes:
- a CDS encoding TRAP transporter small permease, translating to MQVPIKISRAIHLISALWTLALAALIFGDVIGRTVFTAPIPGTKEILQNSIVSIAFLQLPLAIYSGSMLRTTIFADAVPPVARRILRTVSALLGLLVFLGLVWSTLPAFLDAYRIGEYEGEGSLRVPTWPVRGVVLVMSAFVALAYLQMIWLDWRGRLIDESEAPGAFAPLGTEK from the coding sequence ATGCAGGTGCCCATCAAGATTTCGAGGGCGATCCATCTGATCTCCGCGCTCTGGACGCTGGCCTTGGCGGCGCTGATCTTCGGGGACGTGATCGGACGCACGGTCTTCACGGCGCCCATTCCGGGCACCAAGGAAATCCTGCAGAACTCCATCGTCTCCATCGCCTTTCTGCAATTGCCGCTGGCGATCTATTCCGGCTCCATGTTGCGCACGACGATCTTTGCCGATGCGGTGCCGCCCGTCGCGCGGCGCATCCTGCGGACCGTCTCGGCGCTGCTCGGCCTCCTCGTCTTTCTCGGCCTGGTCTGGAGCACGCTGCCTGCCTTCCTCGATGCCTACCGGATCGGCGAATACGAGGGCGAGGGTTCGTTGCGGGTGCCCACCTGGCCGGTGCGCGGCGTCGTGCTGGTGATGTCGGCCTTCGTGGCGCTGGCCTATCTGCAAATGATCTGGCTCGACTGGCGCGGGCGGCTCATCGACGAGTCCGAAGCGCCCGGCGCCTTCGCCCCCCTCGGCACCGAAAAATAA
- a CDS encoding C4-dicarboxylate TRAP transporter substrate-binding protein, whose amino-acid sequence MKKTAYARGCVLVGTALSLGATPVLAEDITLRIGAGHPNGPAVYVADVADFFVPEVKRRVAEETEHTIEFVEGYGGAIAGVAETLESVQNGILDIGAYCICFEPAKLFLHNFPYYTPFGPQDAAQGMEAVRATYDAVPWLTEQFTSEYDQVLLGLHGWDNYHLGTTDPWETVDDLQGVKIGGAGPNLPWLEFAGAVPVQSTLPDGYLSLQTGVYNGWLMFPSAYLGFKFYEPSPYYTLIGFGAMGVNALTMNQRKFDSLPEDVRQIIVEVGRAYEDQSGASNNARQAAGLEGLREVGAEIRELSAEARAGWAESLVSFPNQQAKDADGRGMPGTEVMKTYIEAVAATGYEMPVDYTIE is encoded by the coding sequence ATGAAAAAGACGGCTTACGCGCGCGGATGCGTGCTTGTCGGGACGGCACTGTCACTCGGGGCGACCCCCGTCCTTGCCGAGGATATCACCCTCAGGATCGGGGCCGGACACCCCAACGGGCCTGCGGTCTACGTGGCGGATGTGGCGGATTTCTTCGTGCCCGAGGTCAAGCGCCGCGTCGCCGAGGAGACGGAGCACACGATCGAGTTCGTGGAAGGCTATGGCGGTGCCATCGCGGGCGTGGCCGAGACGCTCGAGTCGGTGCAGAACGGCATTCTCGATATCGGCGCCTATTGCATCTGTTTCGAGCCGGCGAAGCTGTTCTTGCACAACTTCCCCTATTACACGCCCTTCGGCCCGCAGGACGCGGCACAGGGCATGGAGGCCGTGCGCGCCACCTATGACGCGGTGCCGTGGCTGACCGAGCAATTCACATCCGAGTATGACCAGGTGCTTCTGGGTCTGCATGGCTGGGACAATTATCACCTCGGCACCACCGATCCCTGGGAGACTGTGGACGACCTGCAGGGCGTGAAGATCGGCGGCGCGGGGCCCAACCTGCCCTGGCTCGAATTCGCGGGCGCGGTGCCGGTGCAATCCACCCTGCCCGACGGCTACCTGTCGCTGCAGACGGGCGTCTATAACGGCTGGCTGATGTTCCCCTCGGCCTATCTCGGCTTCAAGTTCTACGAGCCTTCGCCCTATTACACCCTGATCGGCTTCGGCGCGATGGGCGTGAACGCGCTGACCATGAACCAGCGCAAGTTCGACAGCCTGCCCGAGGACGTGCGCCAGATCATCGTCGAAGTGGGCCGCGCCTATGAGGACCAGTCGGGTGCCTCGAACAACGCGCGGCAGGCCGCGGGCCTCGAAGGGCTGCGCGAAGTGGGTGCGGAGATCCGCGAATTGTCCGCCGAGGCGCGCGCGGGCTGGGCGGAAAGCCTCGTGAGCTTCCCCAACCAGCAGGCCAAGGACGCCGACGGCCGCGGCATGCCCGGCACGGAGGTGATGAAGACCTATATCGAAGCGGTCGCCGCGACGGGCTACGAGATGCCGGTGGATTACACCATCGAGTGA